The following are from one region of the Candidatus Zixiibacteriota bacterium genome:
- a CDS encoding DMT family transporter: MLLSTIFFAIMNIGVKYLDRIPAHEIVLFRALITLVVGYFMIIGKKLNPWGNNKKYLLLRGLTGTIALICYFYTLQHMPLASAVTIQYLSPLFTIIIAAYFLREPARPIQWLFFILAFAGVIMVKGFDPRVTVWDLVIGIVAALFAGFAYNFVRKLKDFDHPLVVVFYFPLVTVPVVGVYCLFHWVMPVSYEWLILLAIGLATTAAQVYMTMAYQAETASNISIFNYLGTVYAIIIGLSLFDETISALGYAGFVLIIFGVVMSQRFRRKA; the protein is encoded by the coding sequence ATCCTGCTCTCCACCATCTTTTTTGCCATCATGAATATCGGGGTAAAATATCTGGACCGAATCCCCGCCCATGAGATCGTGCTGTTTCGCGCCCTGATCACCCTGGTGGTCGGCTACTTCATGATTATCGGGAAAAAACTTAATCCCTGGGGCAATAATAAAAAATATCTTTTGCTGCGCGGATTGACCGGGACGATTGCCTTGATCTGCTATTTTTACACCCTGCAACATATGCCACTGGCCTCGGCCGTAACCATCCAGTACCTCTCGCCGCTTTTTACGATTATTATCGCGGCTTATTTTCTTCGCGAACCGGCGCGGCCGATTCAATGGCTGTTTTTTATACTGGCCTTCGCCGGGGTGATTATGGTGAAAGGTTTTGACCCGAGGGTGACGGTTTGGGATCTGGTGATCGGAATCGTAGCGGCTCTTTTTGCCGGATTCGCCTATAATTTTGTGAGGAAATTGAAAGATTTCGATCATCCACTGGTGGTGGTTTTCTATTTTCCGCTGGTGACGGTACCGGTGGTCGGGGTCTATTGCCTGTTCCACTGGGTGATGCCGGTTTCGTATGAATGGCTGATCCTTCTGGCTATCGGTCTGGCCACCACGGCCGCCCAGGTCTATATGACCATGGCGTACCAAGCCGAGACCGCCTCGAATATTTCTATTTTCAATTATCTGGGAACGGTTTATGCCATAATTATCGGGCTATCTCTGTTTGATGAA